In the genome of Massilibacillus massiliensis, one region contains:
- the sdhB gene encoding succinate dehydrogenase iron-sulfur subunit, with product MAEQKKVHLIIERQASPTSAPYTEEFEVDYRPALNIVAVLMEIQKNPVTKDGKKTTPVTWECNCLEKVCGACMMVINGKARQACSALIDQLEQPIRLSPARTFPVIRDLLIDRAVMFESLKRIQGWVRVDGSWEVKDAPIQNPYTAATAYEISHCMTCGCCMEACPNVGPQSDFIGPAPTVQAHLFNLHPFGSFDKETRLNALMEKGGITSCGNSQNCVQACPKHIKLTEHLAQLNRDVNKQAIKNLFNK from the coding sequence ATGGCAGAACAGAAAAAAGTTCATCTTATTATTGAAAGACAAGCATCTCCAACAAGCGCGCCTTATACGGAAGAATTTGAAGTTGATTATCGTCCGGCACTTAATATCGTTGCAGTATTAATGGAAATTCAAAAAAATCCTGTAACGAAAGATGGTAAAAAGACTACGCCTGTAACTTGGGAATGTAACTGTTTAGAAAAAGTATGTGGTGCTTGTATGATGGTCATTAACGGCAAAGCTCGCCAAGCGTGCTCTGCACTTATTGATCAATTAGAGCAACCAATTCGTCTATCACCAGCTCGTACTTTTCCTGTAATTCGCGACCTTTTAATTGATCGTGCTGTTATGTTTGAAAGCTTAAAAAGAATTCAAGGCTGGGTTCGTGTAGATGGTTCATGGGAAGTAAAAGATGCGCCAATTCAAAACCCTTACACAGCTGCTACTGCATATGAGATTTCTCACTGCATGACTTGTGGTTGTTGTATGGAAGCTTGTCCTAATGTTGGACCTCAATCCGATTTCATTGGACCTGCTCCGACTGTACAGGCTCATCTATTTAACTTGCATCCATTTGGTTCTTTTGATAAAGAAACTCGTTTAAATGCTCTAATGGAAAAAGGCGGAATCACAAGTTGCGGTAATAGCCAAAACTGTGTACAAGCTTGTCCTAAGCATATTAAACTTACAGAACATCTTGCACAACTTAATAGAGATGTAAATAAACAAGCAATTAAAAACTTGTTCAATAAATAA